The genomic segment TTCACCGAAGCGGATGAATCGTCATTGATCTATGTCAACAATGTTGACCTCCATTGCCGATAGAAGCAAGCTGTATCGCGAAAGCATGAGGCCACGAAGAATTCCCAGATGACCGTTCCCCACATAGCGCCAGTCAGAACAGCAGCCGCCAGCTCTGGCGGAAACACCCGCGAGCGCATTCTCAGGGCTGCCATGGCGCGTTTCGCGACCCAGTCTTACAGCACCACCTCGCTGCGCGATCTGGCGTCCGATGTCGGTGTGGATGTGGCCTATGTCCACCGCTGCTTCGGTTCCAAGGAAAATCTGTTCCGGGCGTCCATCCGTGCGGCCATGCGGCCGGACTGGATGTTTGCCGGCAACATTCAGGAACTCGCCGCCACCCTTGCACGGCAGACGCTGGGCGACGAGCCGCAAAATGAAGTCCGCATGCTGGACATTGTTTTCCGATCCTTCTCCAGTCCTGATGCCTCGCAGGTGCTGCGTGAGGTGCTGATGGAAGATTTCATCGGCCCTATGATTGCCGCTCATCCGCATGTGTCGAAACGCCAGGCCGCCCTGGTGGCCGCTTTCTTTGCCGGTGTCAGCATTCTGCATGACGTCATCGGCAGCGAACCGCTACTCGAAGGTGATGACGGCGAGACCGAACGTCTCTTCGTGCTGGCACTTGGTCAGCTGCTGGGCAACGGCCCATGTGCCACCCCTTCTTCTCCTCTATGGAAAGGTGAATCCAGTGAGTGCTCAAACATCTCCGCGGAACAAGGCGCCTGCCAGGAGCCAGACGCAGCTTCGGAAGACCAGCAAAAATGCCGTTATTCCGCGGGCGATTGACGAGAGCGTCTCGTCCGAAGCCTACCGTGCCATCGACCAGATGCGCGAGGCGCTGAGCGCGCATCTCACCGGGGGGCTGTCGCCGGCCTCGCTCGCTCTGGCGCTCATCGACTGGAACATCCATCTTGCCGCCGCGCCCGGCAAACGGCTTGAACTCATTGATAAGGCCATCCGCAAATCTGCCCGGCTTTCCACCTATCTGGCAGCCGCCGCCGTCGATCCCGAAACGCCGCCCTGCATAGAGCCGCTGCCGGGAGATTATCGTTTCAAGGCGCAGGCCTGGTCGCAGCAGCCCTTCTCGTCTTTCGCCCAGTCCTTCCTGCTCGCGCAGCAATGGTGGCACAACGCGACCCATGAGGTGCCGGGCGTAACCCCGCACCATGAGGACGTCGTGTCCTTCACGGCGCGGCAGATGCTGGATATGCTCTCGCCGTCCAACAACCCCCTGACCAATCCCGAAGTGCTGGCCAGAACTCTGGAGGCGGGCGGCACCAATTTCGTGAAGGGCTTCCAGAACTGGCTGGAAGACGCCGCCCGCACCCTATCGGGCCGGCCGCCGGTCGGGACGGAGAATTTCACGCCGGGAGAGGAAGTCGCCGCCACACCGGGCAAGGTGATTTATCGCAACCATCTGATCGAACTGATCCAGTATGAACCCGCGACGGACAAGGTTCTGGCCGAGCCGGTTCTGATCGTGCCTGCGTGGATCATGAAATACTATATTCTCGACCTGTCCCCGCACAATTCGCTGGTGCGCTATCTGGTGGAGAAGGGCCACACGGTTTTCTGCATCTCTTGGCGCAATCCGACCGCCGATGACCGCAACCTGACCATGGACGACTATCGCAAGCTCGGCGTCATGGCCGCGCTCGATGCCATCAATGCGATCGTGCCGGACCGTAAGATCCATGCCACAGGATATTGTCTTGGCGGCACGCTGCTTTCGATCGCAGCCGCGGCGATGGCGCAGCGCAATGATGATCGCCTTGCCTCGCTGACCCTGTTTGCCGCGCAGACCGATTTCGCGGAACCCGGCGAGCTTGCGTTGTTCATCGACCACAGCCAGCTGCATTTCCTTGAAAGCATGATGTGGAACCGTGGCTATCTGTCTTCCGACCAGATGGCCGGAGCGTTCCAGCTTCTGCGTTCCAACGACCTGATCTGGTCGCGCATCGTGCGCGATTACATGCTGGGCGAACGCACGACCATGAACGACCTCATGGCGTGGAACGCGGACCCCACGCGCATGCCCTATAAGATGCATGCCGAATATCTGAAGCGGCTTTATCTCGACAACGAACTGGCCACGGCGCGCTTCATGGTTGAGGGACGCCCCGCCGCGATGCAGAACGTGCGCGTTCCGATGTTCGTCGTCGGCACCGAGCGGGACCATGTTGCTCCATGGCAATCCGTCTACAAGATCCACCAGCTCACCGATGGCGATCTTGTCTTCGTGCTGACCAGCGGCGGCCACAATGCCGGCATCGTCAGTGAGCCCGGCCACAAGGGGCGCCGCTACCGCATTGCCGAGCGGCGCCAGCATGATCCCTATCTCGATCCGCAGGAATGGGTCGAGGCAGCTTCGGCGAAAGACGGTTCGTGGTGGCTCGAATGGTCGGACTGGCTGCTTGAGCGCTCGACGAAAGAGAGGGTCGCTCCGCCTTCAACCGGCGCCGCCGAAAAGGGCTATGCGCCTCTTGAAGACGCCCCCGGCACCTATGTCTTTCAGCGATAGGATGATCATGCAGACCCAGCTTCTGACCAACCGCACCTTCGACCAGTTGCAGATCGGCGACAGCGCCTCCATCGTGCGGGTTGTCGGCCGTGACGACATCGAGCTGTTTGCGACGGTGTCAGGCGATGTAAACCCTGCCCATCTCGATGCCGCTTTCGCGTCCACCGACCTGTT from the Aquamicrobium lusatiense genome contains:
- a CDS encoding TetR/AcrR family transcriptional regulator, giving the protein MTVPHIAPVRTAAASSGGNTRERILRAAMARFATQSYSTTSLRDLASDVGVDVAYVHRCFGSKENLFRASIRAAMRPDWMFAGNIQELAATLARQTLGDEPQNEVRMLDIVFRSFSSPDASQVLREVLMEDFIGPMIAAHPHVSKRQAALVAAFFAGVSILHDVIGSEPLLEGDDGETERLFVLALGQLLGNGPCATPSSPLWKGESSECSNISAEQGACQEPDAASEDQQKCRYSAGD
- a CDS encoding PHA/PHB synthase family protein encodes the protein MPRAIDESVSSEAYRAIDQMREALSAHLTGGLSPASLALALIDWNIHLAAAPGKRLELIDKAIRKSARLSTYLAAAAVDPETPPCIEPLPGDYRFKAQAWSQQPFSSFAQSFLLAQQWWHNATHEVPGVTPHHEDVVSFTARQMLDMLSPSNNPLTNPEVLARTLEAGGTNFVKGFQNWLEDAARTLSGRPPVGTENFTPGEEVAATPGKVIYRNHLIELIQYEPATDKVLAEPVLIVPAWIMKYYILDLSPHNSLVRYLVEKGHTVFCISWRNPTADDRNLTMDDYRKLGVMAALDAINAIVPDRKIHATGYCLGGTLLSIAAAAMAQRNDDRLASLTLFAAQTDFAEPGELALFIDHSQLHFLESMMWNRGYLSSDQMAGAFQLLRSNDLIWSRIVRDYMLGERTTMNDLMAWNADPTRMPYKMHAEYLKRLYLDNELATARFMVEGRPAAMQNVRVPMFVVGTERDHVAPWQSVYKIHQLTDGDLVFVLTSGGHNAGIVSEPGHKGRRYRIAERRQHDPYLDPQEWVEAASAKDGSWWLEWSDWLLERSTKERVAPPSTGAAEKGYAPLEDAPGTYVFQR